A single Roseomonas gilardii DNA region contains:
- a CDS encoding amidohydrolase family protein produces the protein MIPTGAIDCDIHPAVPSLKALLPHLDPLWRDMVAERGVHELDTIAYPLRSPLTARPDWRPATGKPGSDLVQLQTQALDGFGTSLAICNVLYGVTVLFSEDMAAAFARAVNDWMAKEWLDRDPRLRASITVPVQNPELAVAEIERCAADRRFVQVLLPAMHDAPWGKRQHWPIYAAAEKHGLPIGIHAGSAYRHPVTPIGWPSYYTEDYVNQAQGMQTQLTSLVCEGVFGRFPGLRVVMIESGFTWLPGYLWRLHKYWRGLRMEIPWVDRPPPEIIREQVRFTLQPVDGPPVASDLLRVIEQMGSEDLLLFSTDYPHWQFDGDDALPAALPKSLARKIAVENPRATYPRLEEAFA, from the coding sequence ATGATCCCCACCGGGGCCATCGACTGCGACATCCACCCGGCAGTGCCGTCGCTCAAGGCGCTGTTGCCGCATCTCGACCCGCTCTGGCGCGACATGGTGGCGGAGCGCGGGGTGCATGAGCTGGACACCATCGCTTATCCGCTGCGGAGCCCGCTGACCGCCCGGCCCGACTGGCGGCCCGCGACGGGCAAGCCGGGTTCCGACCTCGTGCAGCTTCAGACCCAGGCGCTGGACGGGTTCGGCACCAGCCTCGCCATCTGCAACGTGCTCTACGGCGTCACCGTGCTGTTCAGCGAGGATATGGCCGCCGCCTTCGCCCGCGCGGTGAACGACTGGATGGCGAAGGAATGGCTGGACCGCGACCCGCGCCTGCGCGCCTCCATCACCGTGCCGGTGCAGAACCCGGAGCTGGCGGTGGCGGAGATCGAGCGTTGCGCCGCCGACCGCCGCTTCGTGCAGGTGCTGCTGCCCGCGATGCACGACGCGCCCTGGGGGAAGCGGCAGCACTGGCCGATCTACGCGGCGGCCGAGAAGCACGGGTTGCCCATCGGCATCCATGCCGGCTCCGCCTACCGCCATCCGGTCACGCCGATCGGCTGGCCCTCCTACTACACCGAGGACTACGTGAACCAGGCGCAGGGGATGCAGACGCAGCTCACCTCGCTGGTCTGCGAGGGCGTCTTCGGCCGCTTCCCCGGCCTGCGTGTGGTGATGATCGAGAGCGGCTTCACCTGGCTGCCCGGCTATCTCTGGCGGCTGCACAAGTACTGGCGGGGCCTGCGGATGGAAATCCCCTGGGTGGACCGCCCGCCGCCGGAGATCATCCGCGAGCAGGTGCGCTTCACCCTCCAGCCGGTGGACGGGCCGCCCGTGGCCTCCGACCTGCTTCGGGTGATCGAGCAGATGGGATCGGAGGACCTCCTGCTCTTCTCCACCGACTACCCCCACTGGCAGTTCGACGGCGACGACGCCCTGCCGGCGGCGCTGCCGAAATCCCTGGCGCGCAAGATTGCGGTGGAGAACCCGCGCGCCACCTATCCTCGGTTGGAGGAGGCTTTCGCATGA